GTTATAATCTAGTCTGGTAAGTGGAAGTAGTATGAGTTTGTGATGAGTGGAAGTCTGCTCTTTTGAAGGCAGAGATAACATTCTGGTGCGTACACACTTGAAGATAGTTTTAGCATACATGCATTCAGCTGTGTAGGAAAGTAACGCCCAACATGGTGATGTCAAATCAGGCCATTTTACAGAAATATCTTTGTAATGGTTTTGTATATGCCCCCATCATGTTTCTTGATGATGTCGATACACTCTTTTGCTTAGTTCTTAAATTCATTTTTCCGGACCATGTTGAAACTATTGACAAACCCTTTTGATTACTTCTTTTCTTCATGTTCATGCGAACCAGTATCCTCCATACAAAGGATCATACATGTGCTATGTTGGCAGGAAAGAGCATTAAGGGCAATGCCCGTCTTTGTTCTTCCATAGGAATAGCAAGGCCAAAGTTTTGGCTCTTGATTGATTGACTAGAGTCGGATATAAGGCACGGTTCCTTTGGCGGGTTGAAAAATATACCGCCCCATCCCTACCTTCTCCCATAAGCCGCTTTCTAAATTCGTTGAGGCTCCAACGGATGGGCGGGGTGACTTATTTTTGAATTTGGGTAGGGGGCTAAGTGCTAGCCATGAACTTTGTGGACCATCCCATGAGGACAGTGAAGGGAAAGGTCTCATTGGTAAAAGAGAACAATAACTATATGTGGTTGGAAGAACTAGGAAAAGGAGAAAAATAGTGATAATTTATTCTTTGTCGTGTAAGTAAATGTGTAGCTACAAATATGAAAAGTTGCTGCTTTTTTTGGAATTTGCAACAATGCAATGAATGAATGACGAAAATTGAACCCCGGGACTCCCATCCTAGAGTATGAACGCTCTCGGGAGAACATATCGACCAAATTATCTCTCCGGCCTCTCATTTTTTGTAACAAACCAAGCATGCCCTAAAGTCCGCCCTTGTTGCCATGTTGGTGGATCAAGCCTAGCGTTCACTTCTGTCATGTTGGATGGTGGTGGTAATAGTAATCTTGCGTCGTTTCAAAAAAAAAGGCAGGCTACAAAAGAAATATAGGTTCTTTTGCCTCCCGCCAGTGCCGCCGGTTCGCCTTGTCTCCGGTCATGGGGGTGCGGCGGTTCATGGCCCTTGCCGGTGGGAGGGCTCTGCTTTTATATGTTCATTCGAGTTGTGTTAGGGTTTATGTCCTACTCAAAAAGGCGAGACAGTGGTGGCTACCTAAAGATGGAATAAGGCCCTGTCTAGCCCCCATTCCGGTGGTGCGGCTAGCATCGTCGGTgtgtgtggaggtgtgtcttcgGTGGATCCGTCTTTAATGAATTTGCTCAGACCTAATCGTCATTCGTCTATGTTTATGTGTCTTGAGGTTGGATCTTTCCGATCTACGCTACTCTTCACCAGCAACGGTTATTGTTCTGGTATGCTTACGGCCTTAGCACAAGGATTTCCCGACTGACTACTAATGTACTACAACAGGTTTTGCCCGCCTCCAGCAAGGGAGGGGcaatgacggcggcgcgcctacAGCTTGTAGTTGTCGCTAGGTCGTATACGAATCTGGATGTAGTTTATATTATTTCTGGTATTCGTTCTACTGAATGAATAGATTTTCAGGAAAAAAAACTTATCTTAGCTTTGTTTATCATTGGTTACAGTAATCACCCGTGACGCGGCCTACTATCTTGTCTCGAACTGAGCCAGTGATATGTTGTACTATATGAAATGTGTTTAAAGTTCTTGCGGTATTACTATTACTCTGTCGAAATGCTATTATCCATTACAAATTCGAATTCATAAGCTATGTTCCTTTCCAAAACGTGCAGGGCGACTTTGGATTGGGATCTACcccctctgtcccaaaattctTATCTTAAATTTGTCTAAATATGAATGTATCAAGttacattttagtattagatatatccatatctagaCAAATTCAAGACAAGAATTTTGAGACGGAGGAAGTACTACACTAGCATTTTGGGTCAAACAAATGAGATACTAGTGGAGATTgctattttcttttcttttctttttttgctttTCTCTTGCACATGGCATTTTGTATCTAAGGAATGCGACACTAACCAAATGACCTGAATAGACTGATTTTGAAGCGCTTGTCCAATTAGAAGAATTGGATGCAAAAAAATGCATTTTCCGAGGCACAAAAATAGAATAAGAAAAGATATGAACCTTCAGCTTGTTAATTTCTGTGTGCCAAACAAATTGGTGTAGCCAGTTTACAGAAATTAGATATGGAAGGCTTTTTATCTCATCAATCAGCAGTATCGCCACAAGAATTTGTCTTCACCCCATCCTCGTTGCTATTATTATTATTGCACTCATTCTACGAACCCCATCCCACCATAAATAAAATTACTCTGCCATTATGTGGACGTGACAATCCTATGGGCCAAAAAATGATCACCCTAGAGGTCCAAAATTGTAAGGAGAAAACAGCCATTGCAGAGTCCTTTCTATGCCTTCTGCTTGGACTTCTGCTTCTTCAGCTCCAATGACGCACCTAATCCTACTGGGGCTTGACCGTCAGCCTTGGCAGACGGCCGACTTGTATCCTTGGACTCCTTTGCGCCATTCAGGGCAGGACCGTTGGACTGCGGCACTTCAGATTCGGTTGCCTGAGCATTGCCGGAAGAAGCAGCAGACGCGGAAGCAGCAGAGTTGATGAGGTTGAGAATTTGATTGATGTCAGAAACGCTCGCAGCAGGCCCGTTGCGCAGATTAACACCCCTGGCAACGGCCGTTTTTCGGGCTTCTGCAGCCGCCTTGGCAGCGCGCTCgtcgcctcctcttcctctgttGACATTTGCTGGTCCGTCACCACCAGATTGGATCGCAGCTGCCTTCATTGCTTGGAATAATCCAGGATGAGCCTGCCAGATCAAAGGTAAGGATTTGTTACCATCACCAACTAGGCATAGGGTATTGACTTGAAAGAAAAGGCAAAAAAAAAAATAGCAATCTTGGCAGGGGAAAAGGTGGATCAAACGGTACTCTAGGTCCAACAGTACACATCTTGTACTGCTATGGAAATGATTCGATATATTTTTAGAGGTTGGGAGAGCATTTATCTGCTAAGAATAGGGAAAACTCTATGCATTCTGTTTACACAATTTTCCGGTTTGGACAGTATTAAATACTTGgtaaaaacaacaacaacaaagcctgtcccaaacaagttggggtaggcaaTTAAATACTTCGGTAAAAATGGTATGAAATTAAGATTTTCGTTTAACCGTTCGGTTTTTTGGTATATAATACCATAAAAACAAATTCAGAACGGTATGGAAAGTTCATACCATACGAAACAAGAAACCACAAAAAGCGTAAAATTAGTCTGCTTCAGTTTATTTTCAGTTCTGTTTTAAAATGCACAGAGTGGTGGGGAATGCGCACTGGGCCCAGCTGCCCGTCTATGAAAAATTTAAAGCTCAGGGTGCAAGATTTTAGTGTTGCCAGCTTCCGTATGAATCTAACATCCTGAGACCAAACAGATAAAAATAATAATCTCATAGAAGGTTGGGCAATTCAACCATCCACTTTGAAACTACCTGTAATTCGGTCCCTGGCATTTTGCTGTGGTGCCATTCAAATAAAATGAAATTCAAAGGTGCAGTAGCAGGACTTGCATGTTGCACCCAATAAGCTTACCTTCAAGAATTCCACAGCGTTAGCAGAGGGGACAGTTCCCTGGCCTTTTTGCTTCTGCGCAATAACCTGCACAAGAGATTTAACTTAATCTCCCATTGATAATACAACTAGATTCAACACGCAAAGGAAGCAAACTATGTAAAGTAGAAATGGAGCCAAACTTTCCCAAATTTACTATGgaaatactcccttcgttccaaaacaagtgtcgtggttttagttccacgacacttattttggaagtGAGGGAGTATgttgcaacaacaacaacaacaaagccttttaGTGCAAAACAAGGTGGCGTAGGCTAGAGCTGAAAGCCCTCatatctcgcaaccaactcatggttctggcacatggatagctaGCTTCCACACACCCCTGTCCACggctagttctttggtgatattCCAGTCCTTCATATCTCTCtttacggactcctcccatgtcatgTTGGGTCTACCCCGACCTCTCCTGACATGGAGGGAGTATGTTGCAAAGAAAAGAATGTTGCTACTTTGGGCATGTGCAAGAATCCCTGAACCAAGAGTGAAGCAAACCATGGGAATTAACTTTTCAGCACATACCTGCTGTTCTCGCCCCTTAAATGTATTCAACCAATTTTCTGAATCTTTTGTTCGTGAATCATCACTCCCCAACTGTTTGACCAGTATATCATGTGTCTTGGTTTCATGCTGCCACCAAAATCAAAAAGTCAGTCAAATGTGTAAAAAAAATATTCTGCCAATTTTTCTGTCAGAACTAACCTGAACTGAAAGCTTGTATGCACCCATACAGCTGAATGCAATGGCGAGAGCATGATAGCAAACTGCTGTTTGAATATGACCTGGGCCTAAAAGGCGCTCGTTCTTCTTAAGTGCTTCTTGAAGATACCTAAGAGCAGTACTCATATTGCTCGCATCCTGGTACATCATCGCCACATTTATAAGAGTTGCTGCAACATCCGGATGATCAGGACCAGATGCTAAACTCAGCAACAGCAGTGTACGGGACATGTGTCGCAGCGCAAGTTCGGTTTGATTGAGCCCATGATAGAACAAAGCCATGTTACCGTAGCTGAAAATAAGGAAACATAGGATTAAAAGAAGATTAACATCAGATTGGTTGTCATGTGCTGATATCAAAGAGACAATGTTCTTGTACTAACAAGCTGAACACTGCTCAACAAATTTCAACTTTGTGAACAACGGAGATATCACTACCGCTACAAAAAAGTAGACAACTCATAAATGTAACACCCAAAGTTACATTTTCAAAAAGCTAATGCTTTTTAACCAAGAAACTGAGCCTTCCACTCCTGCTTTGCAATTTTTTATTTTAAATTGATAAATAGGTTCGTTTTATGGCAACTTGAATCGACAGCAGTTACAAATAATAAGCACAAATAAACTAAATCAAAGTACATGCCTGTGGGCTGTATCAGGATGGTCTAGACCAAGGCATCGCTCATTTATGATAAGCTCCCTATGTTGCTGCACAATTGCTCCTGCTGTGTCGCCGGCATGGTACAAAACCATAGCAAGGTACCTTTggcaaaattaaaaaaataaagaacAGAAGGATTTCAATAGAAGTTTGTTCGCAAAAAGAAATTGTTAATACGTTCACAGTAACAAAGATAAGTTGTTTCAATCAGGAATATTGTTTCATAGGAGATCTTCTTTCTCATCTAATCATCTTCATGGTAACTTGCGTGTTTGCAGTCAAACATGTGATATCACAATATATTCTTAATACTGTTTCTCGTACTGATTTATCTCAGAAACATTTCAAACTGTAAAATTACAATAAGCATGATCAACACAACTCCCAAAATTCAAGGAGGTTTAGGATCTCAACATACGAATTTTCCTAATAAAAGAAAATACTAATAAAAtatatcatactccctccgtcccaaaataagtgtctcaagcttagtacaactttgtactagagtcagtacaaagttgagacacttattttgggactgAGGGAGtatataagtgtgtgtgtgtgtgtgtgttaccgGCAACAGTTCGCAGCATCCTTGTGCATGGGACCATTGATCTGCAATAAGCAATGATCAGGGGTAAATAACAGAAGTTCAGAGGATTCTCATGCTAAGATGTATTTTACCTGTTGAAGTAGAGAAAAAGCTTCAGAAAATAGTGCATACGCCTCATTTAGAGTTCCCTGAAATGCATGAACAAGaatttgcaaaattcatataTTGAAATATTAACCAGGTACAAGTAAGAAACAAGACGGTATAGGAAATACATACCTCAGCCATCCGGATTTTCCCAGCTTCCATAAGCTTCCTTGCATCAGTACAGGTAGGAACTGAGTGCTTAACAACTGGTTGGAGATTCAAGATATCTGAAGGTTGGAATGGAGTAGTAGAATGCAGATCGTATTTGCGAGCAGCAATTGTTATTCCCACCTATTAAATGAAGAATATTTGGTATGTCAAACAAATTAGATGGCACCATAATTGACAGGCACTATATACTACGTGGAACATAATTCTAAAAGCTAAAAGCAGGCCAACATTTTGTAAAAAAGAAAGTGCCAAAAAGAGCAACGGGAACTCATAACATGAAAAATTCTGTCAAAGACCAAACCAAGCATCCTCCGACAAATATAATTATCATGCAAGTCTGAACATAGCTAACCTTTTggcaaagattgcggagaactgCAACTCTTTTAGTCCCAACCCTCACATCATCCGGCGCTTCAAACTAAATAAATGAAGCCCATTAGTCATGGTGTTCGATAAAAAACTGAAAACGTAAAGAAATAGTAACTGCCCACACCTGGTATTTATGTTTCGCGAACTCCTTAATGTCAGACCAAACTCCGTCAGATGTTAGCTGGGAAAATGCAGATTGACCCTTTTTTGAAGAAGCTGATTCACTTGATTTCTGGCCATTGAATACAGTTTTTATACAAGCAAAAGGTTAAACAATAATAAACTAAGCTCCAGATAAAGTTCCACAGTGCATAGCAACGTCACAGGAAAGCATACCTTCTGGGTTTTCGACTGCGGGCTGCCAGTACTACCTTTTGATGAAGCAGCCAAAACTTTGCCAAAAAAACAATTCAAGAAATGAGCAACAGCAGGTGCAATATTATGGTCCGGGCTTTGCCTCAGTATGTCCTGGAGTAGCAAGAGCGCATGATGGTTAAATAATAATATTCTAACACCAAAAGTGAGTTGAACATAGCAACAAATTAAAAAGCTGCAATTTCGAGATTTCTATGACAGAAAGAATTACATGTGACTAATCATCATCTTATAGCATATATAATTATCTAATGTAAACTAACCCACAGTATGGATATCACAACAATATCCGTGTTGCAATAacttaatactccctccgtcccaaaataagtgtctcaactttagtacaacacttattttgagacggagggaatACTGATTTGTGCTCCAGAAGTGAAGATGCTCATTCATAGCAGTGCAAGTAAACGATGTCTTGTCCACTACTACTTTCTTTTACGGGCATTCACTTCCATAGCAAGAAAGCCAACTCGCACTTTAAATATTATTCACTTTACAATTGGCAGATCATGGTAAAAAGACAAGAAATAGCCAGCTCATGGTAAAAAGACAAGAAATAGCCAGCCACAGTTGTAAAAGGACAGATGAACCGCATTGAAAATGCTTGGGGGACATAACGACTACCATAGCAGGAAAAAATCTCTAATGTTGTAAACTGTTTGATGTCACAAATAAACAGCTACATCTAGCATTAACAGGATAGGAACAGCACCTTGACAACATGCTTTGCAGACCTAACAATTATCTCAGCCGAAAATAAGTCCCACAAATGTGGCAAATGCTTGATCATGCCTGCAACCTGAGAAATGGATTACTTTAGGAACATCAAAATGCAATGCAATGTTTTGACGTATCAGTCCACAGAGACTTACTTTGCCCAGATACCTAACATTTATCCCATTGCTATGCAACACATCAGTTAAAGTTTGACCGTCCATAGGGGAGACATCAAGAGAGCAAAGATCCTGAACAAACTTTGGGATCACGGTATCTAGCAGATACGAACCAACCTTTTTAACCAAAGCTTCATCTACTTCAATCTCCTAAGAACATTGAAGAGCACAATCCCTTTAAGGTGCAACAGCAGCAAAATAAACAAAGGGTAGTTATTACTTATTAAACTCACCTCAGGACTGCCAGCAAGCTTGTACTCCGTAAATACATTTGGATTGAAAAGAATTTCAGCAGTCATGTCATTACTTTCAGCAGGTGTAGAAACAGGGGTTTCATCAGACTTGTCATGTTCCTCCACAGAAGCAGCCTGAAATATCAGCAATAAGATTCTAGTGATCATAGAAGCAACAATATCATATTATTTCTATTTAGATTTAGGCCCTTTTAATGGATAAGTGCACGAAGTCATCCAAGTTCTCGAACTTTGTATATAAAATGGAATGGCAAAAGTAATTTGCCTCGGGTCACTGAAGAGAGCAGACTCTTGATCAGGCAACTGCAATGCTACTAATTAAATGCAGTTTCAACATTTTTTCTGTTCCGGAGCAACAAAACAAAGAACTAATCTCCAGTTACTGATTAAAAAAGCATGCTAATTGGCTCAATTTGGAGGAAGGCAGTCTGATTCTATTCTTTCAGTCCTGCCTCGGCTGCTATCTCCTTTGGGTTCTTATTACACATTTCTTTTGGATCATCATTATATTTCATTACTTCTTATGTGCCCTTTTGTACTCATTTTTTATTATTGATGTATTCTGAGCAGGGCCCTCCCTGACTGTTCATGACGAAGACAAATGTATGCTAATCTTCCCTAAACAAGAGTAGAAAATGCAGTGAGAATAATTTCTGCACGAACCGTAGCATCAGAACCACTGGCAATGTCATCAGGTTCTTGCCCATTCGATTCTGTGGGAGCATCCGGAACTTTCTCCGTAGGGGATTTCTTTATGGATTCAGCCTACCCAAATCAAAAAAAATAGATAGTTAGAATTAGCAATGAAACAAATCATGCATCAGTGAAACATAGGGTCTTTCTTTTTTTATTAAAAAACCAAAGCTATGCCATCAGCTGACCTCAACAAATGAGGCTACAAGCTCAGGTCTCAACACACAGAAACGGTGCTGCAGTCCAATGTAGTTAGAATCTCGAGGAGTCACTCTCATCAGATCCAAAATATAATGCCTACAGTGGGGAAAAATCAAACAACAGCATGAAACAAAACTCTAGGATAACATGAACACACTTAACTGTCGGAGCAAAGATAACACGAAAGTGATGTGTTACGAGACAAAAGCAAGAGAAACAAATCAGAGATTTCAGACAGTTTAGGCATGTGATGATGCAAAGTGGATCGGATCAAAAATACACTCGCTAATAGGATATTTACATGTTCAACAATTCCAAAAGATAAAATCTATAAAGGGGCTAATTAGCACCACAACCTTGTGAACTGTCACAAGTAGGCAAAACCACTCTTGGGAATTGTTACTATTATGACCGGTTTTACAAGCTTAAGCTGTTGAGTGGCCCTTTTTTCTCAGGAGTTATGTGGTCAAAGAGGTAACTCCCAGGGTGAAATCTGTTTTTCTTTCTTTAAAAAGCCAAGCCTCGGTTAAAAAAATTGAAGATCTTTGACAGTTCATGCATGTGCTAATCATGTTCACGCCTGACCAGAATGCACCCCTATTAGGCTTTTTACATGTCTATAATGTTTCTAATCAAATCTAGCTGACAAGGAACCTTCAAGAAACTACAAAAGAAGGCAACAGTTGCAAAGCATTTAATTTATCAATGAAAACTAGTAAAAGAATCAATGTTTAACCTCAAAATAAGAATTACCTGTCATCACTACCAACGATTCCCTTGCATTCAACTGTAGCAGCTAATTTTACAGGATTGCCAGAACCATCCAAAACCACATGCTCCTTCACATGGAGTCGCTTTGCAGCCTCAACTACCTAACAGAGCAGATCTTACTTTAGATGTCAAACGAAGATATCATCATGAAATAAGAATATCCAAATTAGGAAACAAATATTGCTCCCTTCCACAAATACTTCAGGTATCATGTATGATAGCTGAATCTTTCAAAACTTGCATATGTAATAACACTGGCATTTCAGACGAAAATCAAGTGGGCACAACTTAGCCAAACCGCTGACGTTACAAAAAGTGCACCTCAACAGATAATCAATTGTGCACCAGTCAGACAAAGCCGGACATCATTGTGCAAAGTGAATAAAGCAACCAGCGAGCCAGGTGAATTAGTTGAAAGTAGAACAACAAACCAGTAATCCTCCTACTGTTAGTTATTATGTTAAGCAACTAAACATTAACTAACATACCAACCAGGCAACCGGCGTGACAGGTGAGTGAATTAGTAGAAAAGTATAACGCAAAACGATGGAAATAGTGCTTCAGCTAGCCATATTAAGAACTGAGCCTCAGACAAGAACAACA
The sequence above is a segment of the Aegilops tauschii subsp. strangulata cultivar AL8/78 chromosome 6, Aet v6.0, whole genome shotgun sequence genome. Coding sequences within it:
- the LOC109756353 gene encoding clustered mitochondria protein isoform X2 produces the protein MAGKSKGARNKAKAQAASQEAVSVEPVADVAEEAKPQNGEVTEAPAAEVAPAAEVAAADVEKEEGDVAEAAQAAEKPAEGELHLYPVSVKTQSGEKLELQLSPGDSVIDVKQFLLDAPETCFYTCYDLILHTKDGSTHQLEDYNEISEIADITAGGCSLEMVAATYDERSIRSHLRRVRELLSLSSLHVSLSTSLALQQESAQAKNAGKTAHQELDGLNFMEDTTVALTNLLASAPAEIKCVDSIVFSSFNPPPSYRRLHGDLIYIDVVTLEGSKHCITGSSKSFYVNASNGSILDSRPLKQSHEASTLVGLLQKISAKFKKGFREILDRKASAHPFENVQALLPVTSWLGAHPVPEHRRDAARAEDSVVLSYGTELIGMQRDWNEELQSCREFPHANPQERILRGRALYKVTCDFVDAAVKGAVGVINRCIPPINPTDPECFHMYVHNNIFFSFAVDSDYEQISKDQKPDCQNGSGRSTPVPSPALGAKADSGVAPDSKTEESNSVLEGPTEAQIADSEQATYASANNDLKGTKSYQEADISGLYNLAMAIIDYRGHRVVAQSIIPGILQGDKSDSLLYGSVDNGKKISWNESFHAKVVEAAKRLHVKEHVVLDGSGNPVKLAATVECKGIVGSDDRHYILDLMRVTPRDSNYIGLQHRFCVLRPELVASFVEAESIKKSPTEKVPDAPTESNGQEPDDIASGSDATAASVEEHDKSDETPVSTPAESNDMTAEILFNPNVFTEYKLAGSPEEIEVDEALVKKVGSYLLDTVIPKFVQDLCSLDVSPMDGQTLTDVLHSNGINVRYLGKVAGMIKHLPHLWDLFSAEIIVRSAKHVVKDILRQSPDHNIAPAVAHFLNCFFGKVLAASSKGSTGSPQSKTQKKSSESASSKKGQSAFSQLTSDGVWSDIKEFAKHKYQFEAPDDVRVGTKRVAVLRNLCQKVGITIAARKYDLHSTTPFQPSDILNLQPVVKHSVPTCTDARKLMEAGKIRMAEGTLNEAYALFSEAFSLLQQINGPMHKDAANCCRYLAMVLYHAGDTAGAIVQQHRELIINERCLGLDHPDTAHSYGNMALFYHGLNQTELALRHMSRTLLLLSLASGPDHPDVAATLINVAMMYQDASNMSTALRYLQEALKKNERLLGPGHIQTAVCYHALAIAFSCMGAYKLSVQHETKTHDILVKQLGSDDSRTKDSENWLNTFKGREQQVIAQKQKGQGTVPSANAVEFLKAHPGLFQAMKAAAIQSGGDGPANVNRGRGGDERAAKAAAEARKTAVARGVNLRNGPAASVSDINQILNLINSAASASAASSGNAQATESEVPQSNGPALNGAKESKDTSRPSAKADGQAPVGLGASLELKKQKSKQKA
- the LOC109756353 gene encoding clustered mitochondria protein isoform X1 — protein: MAGKSKGARNKAKAQAASQEAVSVEPVADVAEEAKPQNGEVTEAPAAEVAPAAEVAAADVEKEEGDVAEAAQAAEKPAEGELHLYPVSVKTQSGEKLELQLSPGDSVIDVKQFLLDAPETCFYTCYDLILHTKDGSTHQLEDYNEISEIADITAGGCSLEMVAATYDERSIRSHLRRVRELLSLSSLHVSLSTSLALQQESAQAKNADAGKTAHQELDGLNFMEDTTVALTNLLASAPAEIKCVDSIVFSSFNPPPSYRRLHGDLIYIDVVTLEGSKHCITGSSKSFYVNASNGSILDSRPLKQSHEASTLVGLLQKISAKFKKGFREILDRKASAHPFENVQALLPVTSWLGAHPVPEHRRDAARAEDSVVLSYGTELIGMQRDWNEELQSCREFPHANPQERILRGRALYKVTCDFVDAAVKGAVGVINRCIPPINPTDPECFHMYVHNNIFFSFAVDSDYEQISKDQKPDCQNGSGRSTPVPSPALGAKADSGVAPDSKTEESNSVLEGPTEAQIADSEQATYASANNDLKGTKSYQEADISGLYNLAMAIIDYRGHRVVAQSIIPGILQGDKSDSLLYGSVDNGKKISWNESFHAKVVEAAKRLHVKEHVVLDGSGNPVKLAATVECKGIVGSDDRHYILDLMRVTPRDSNYIGLQHRFCVLRPELVASFVEAESIKKSPTEKVPDAPTESNGQEPDDIASGSDATAASVEEHDKSDETPVSTPAESNDMTAEILFNPNVFTEYKLAGSPEEIEVDEALVKKVGSYLLDTVIPKFVQDLCSLDVSPMDGQTLTDVLHSNGINVRYLGKVAGMIKHLPHLWDLFSAEIIVRSAKHVVKDILRQSPDHNIAPAVAHFLNCFFGKVLAASSKGSTGSPQSKTQKKSSESASSKKGQSAFSQLTSDGVWSDIKEFAKHKYQFEAPDDVRVGTKRVAVLRNLCQKVGITIAARKYDLHSTTPFQPSDILNLQPVVKHSVPTCTDARKLMEAGKIRMAEGTLNEAYALFSEAFSLLQQINGPMHKDAANCCRYLAMVLYHAGDTAGAIVQQHRELIINERCLGLDHPDTAHSYGNMALFYHGLNQTELALRHMSRTLLLLSLASGPDHPDVAATLINVAMMYQDASNMSTALRYLQEALKKNERLLGPGHIQTAVCYHALAIAFSCMGAYKLSVQHETKTHDILVKQLGSDDSRTKDSENWLNTFKGREQQVIAQKQKGQGTVPSANAVEFLKAHPGLFQAMKAAAIQSGGDGPANVNRGRGGDERAAKAAAEARKTAVARGVNLRNGPAASVSDINQILNLINSAASASAASSGNAQATESEVPQSNGPALNGAKESKDTSRPSAKADGQAPVGLGASLELKKQKSKQKA